TGTCATTTCTATTCCTATTCCCATCAGTCCTCTCTGTCCCTCCTCACCAAATCAGTCTACTGTCAATCCTCAAAGTAATACCGTTCATCACCATGATTCCCCCCACCTATCTTCTTCCATCCCATCTCCCTCCTCTCAACCTACACCAGCCAGCCAACCTACTATCCCTACCCTTCAGTCACCTGACTCTTCAACCGGTTCACCAAGTTCCCTCATTCTCTCTCCTTCACCAACACTCACTTCTGCCCTCCCAACTCACTCTAATTCACCACACCTAACCATTCCCAACACTTCAGACCCACCACAACCCTTCCCTCTCACAACCAATAACCATCCTATGATTACAGGATCCAAAATGGTCATTTTTAAACCAAACATTTGGCTATCCATTGTCATTGACTTGGACAAAACAGAACCATGGTCGTATAAGGAAGCTATTCTTcatccaaaatgaaaacaagcTATGCTTAAGGAATATGAGGCGCTCATACGAAACAATACATGGTCTTTGACACCTCTTCCCCAGGATCTCAAGGTAATTGGCAGTAAGTGGGTATTCAGGCTTAAACAGACTCCATCAGATGAGATTGCTCGATTTAAGGCCCGTTTGATCGTTCAAGGCTTTAGCCAAGATTATGGTATTGATTACTTTGAAACATTTAGTCCAGTGGTTAAGCCTACTACCATCCGGCTTGTACTATCCATTGCTTTATCTCATAATTGAGCATTCGATAGCTTGATGTGCACaatgcctttcttaatggtgaCCTATCTGAGAAAGTGTATATCAAATAACCACCTGGTTTTATAAGTAACCAACATCCAGATTATGTCCTGCTTCTGCATAAGGCCTTGTATGGTCTCAAAAAGAGCTCTCGAGCATGGTTTTCAAAGCTCAACACTTGTCTGATGTAGTGGGGCTTCTCAAATGCGAAATCTGATACGTCCATGTTCATTTTTCGCAACTTTCACACCTTAATCATCTTTCTCATTTATGTTGTTGATATCATTGTAACTGGCAATAGTTCTGAAACCATTCAACACTTTATTAGTTGTTTACACACTCATTTTGCATTTAAAAATCTTGGTGATCTATCTTTTTTCCTTGGTATTCAGGTAGCTCGCTCATCAAACCATTTACACTTATCTCAGTCCAAGTACATTTACAACCTACTTGATCGTGCACATTTCACTGACTGCAAGCCCATTCATTCTCCTATGGTCGTTGGTACCACATTGTCCCTCACTGATGGACAATTACTGGACAACCCCTCTAAATACAGAAGCTTAGTAGAAGCCTCCAATATTGTACTATGACCAGACCAGACATCAGCTTCAATGTCAACAAACTCTGTCAGTTTATGCATGCCTCAACCTTTTCACATTTTCAAGCAGCAAAACGTCTTCTTCGCTACCTTAAAGGCACGGTTAATCATGGTATTCTTCTGACCAAATCCTATGTTTTGGCCTTAACTTGCTACACCAATGCCGATTGGACCAGCTACCTGGATGATAGACGAAGCACAAGTGGGTTCTATCTCTTCCTAGGTTCCAACCTCATCTCATGGAGCTTCTCCAAGCAAAAAGTAGTCTCTCGTTCCAGTGCCAAATCAGAATATCGTGGCCTTTCCAATGCTGCCGCTGAGGTCCTCTAGATCCAATCTGTTCTGACTGAAATTGGCATTAACCACATATCAACTCCTTTGCTACTCTGTGACAACCTGAGCGCCACATACATGGCCGTCAATCCTGTGATTCACAACCGAACAAAACATCTTGAGATTGATCTTCAGTTTCTCAAAGAAAATGTTGTATCCAAACAACTTTCAGTCAGATTTCTTCCCTCCGAAGACCAACTTGCAGACATCATGACAAAAACTTTACCAAGTCCTCGTTTTCTCAGTCTCAATACCAAGCTTACAGTTGCGGCAACTTCTCGTTCACTTGCGGGGGATGATAAAAGAGATGTCCAACGCCTGGTTGTTAAAATGCATTTTACCGTTTTCCCTCTATTTTTCTCAGCGTTTCAAATTCCACTATTTGGctgttattttttattcttctgGTTGTTATGCTTAGCCAATGTTCTTATGCCAAATGGCTCcatttacataaataaatagcAACTATACGATAGGTAAACATTATCGTGTAAagccgatcgtttagcaaatttatttttctctcttatgtcTCTTTGTCTTCTACATCTCTGCCTCTTCGTCTCCTACAATCTTCGACATCGGACACTTCAACAGCCTCGTCCACATCTTCCATTTCGATCAGAGATCGAGGTTTTTTCATTGGTACTTAAATGATTCATAGCTCTCTCAAAGTCTAATATCTAATGTTGTCGAGTAATCCTTTTTCATTGCTCTTCAAATAAACCAGAACTGAGTTCATACATCGACGATCCTTAGAAAGCTGCGAATTCTTTAATTCCTTTATTGGAGAAAGCAGAAAACACAATACCTCGGAAACTGCAATATTTGACCTCAATTCACCTTGGGGTTCATAAATCCTCTATTCTTAAGTTCCTATgctcaaaatttttcaaaagtgtTGCGTTAAATCGGATCTATATGGTTGTAGGTGACGACGAGGCTTATGTTTTTGGAATGCGACAGATCTGAGAGGATTTTGGAGGTGGTAATTGatgaatttatttgatttgatttggttGAGAATGAAAATTGATGGTGAGTTTGATTTTGATGTAGGTTAGGATTCTTCTGAAAGCAAAGAGCGGATTTAACGCTAAAATCTCCTCAATTTTTGAATGTTGAAAGTAAAAGATGAGTGGGTGCAGTACCATTGAgggataattttaaaatttgaaaaagtttaaaattagattCCTTTATAACATCATTAACGCGATTTAAGTTTTCaagatattattaaatatataaaatttcaaattgaaacatAGTTACCAATcctatttttaatttgataccCATTACAATTTTCCTaaattatatttgttattgTTCAGAGATAAAATACCATTTTAGACATATACTCTAAactaaaaattctaaaattccAATTTATACTCTTAcatattaaataattgaaaaagggggaaaatatctttttatctCTTAGGTATCaacatttagtctttaaattttaggatatttgtaatacatagtagaataagagaaaaaatctaaaaatatattacatctttaaaatatttgtaaatatggatgagttgattagtcaatctttgaatttttatttaattttcaattttgcccTCCCTTGTCtattcttccattttttcttcttccctcccctttttcatttttttcattttctttcctttatcagatttttctttttctttttcttttttattctttcctttatccgatttttaatttttttcctttaatttttattttctttcatttccttctttttatttcctttatttttttttatttcatttccttcttttttcatttctttttttcttttatttttaattttcttttctttccttggtttttacttatttgtttttttattttctttcttcggttcttgcttattctttttttttaatttttattttcttccctttctctgatttttgtttcttcccttatctttttttattattttcttttttttttgtctccgATTTTTTTGCTTCGTTTCtttctttttcgttttttagtttttctttcatttgtccagttttttcttccttttttctatttattttttgttttttgttcttgtctttttcttattttaaaaacttttcttttctttatttgaattttcccccttttttttcacaagaattatgaggttgAGTTCCATACCTAGGATTTGAAAGTACCGacaagtcaatcatcaagtttgattattataacaaataataaatataaatagcaaatgaaagtctatcagtgatagccactaatattttctatcattgatagcttaatctttgattatattttcatagttaatagccacttatagaaatctatcattgatagccaacttagtgaatttaattaataaagttgaatctcgaactaaaatataagtggaatgcctagaaattatcactaatagcatgtttatcagtgatagaagctatcatcgaaaagaaaagggacttaTAAATATTTGAGAATGACAGGAAAGAGGCAAAAAAGTGTtcagtggctatgattgatagcGCACAAAACAAGAAAACGGTGGATTGACTGGCGAACTCGTGCAATCAACCAAAAGAGCTATTGCCGATCCCCAAGACATCTTTGGTTGAATCTTCACACCTGACATTTTCTTTAGGGTGGATCATGATACAGAAAAGTCTTGACCAATTTGAAAGATCATTTGATGtactactgatagcatgttatcagtgatagaagctaatactaatagcatgttatcgatgatagaagctacccgatagcacgttatcggtgatagaaactACAGCCGATAGcacgttatcagtgatagagaaccatcactgatagcatgatatcggtgagatcattgatagcatcttatcaataatgttatcagtgaaagaaactatcactgataactacaatatgagtgatgttagtgataaaACTTAgatgatatctatatatcaagtttctttcaaaggtgataactagttatagaaatctatcattgatagcattaagtgttaatatttcaaggttgattctaattgacgaaagtctatcagtaataggtccgataaaagattattagtgataactactatggtaatcaaagtttttggtcttctttcaaagttgatcactatttataaatctatcaatgatagccattgatagccttaagtagtaatattgcaacgttgattccaattgatgaaagtgaatcaatgatagctactgataatttatagcaaattaaaagctaatatttcaggattgtattaatttttctcaaattaaaagttatcgttgatagcaactatcatcgatagcaattgatagaagctatcagcgatagcagCTGATAACAACTATCAATAGTTATAActaatagttgctatcagtgatagtttttaatttgagaaaacacGGAACAAGCgaacaaaatggtggctaggcatgagttttttagttttttaccattttttaatatatatatgcaattattttatccttgtactacatattctattattttgggcttgaattctatttatgcaactagtcctaaattttaagtttggttttagtttagtctctaaattttaaaatcttatgattttatccttggcgtttgagttttattttaatttggtctCTCAGTTTcaagtttttataattttaacctcaatttttatTAGATACTCATTTTCAATTATTAATGTCAATatcgattaattaatttaaaataattatgaagtcaaattttaagtctaaaaataatgaaaattagtgaaactcaattaattatactcattttaattatttataatttattaagatatattaacattaaagacaaaaataaatatttgtgaAATATGgtggttaaaagtgtaaatcttaaaaaataaaaattaaattgaaccAAAAGGATGTAAGCGATGAAATTGTAACTTATTAAAATATAGGGAATGTACTACGAATAaattaaatactaaaatataacattttgaaatcccAAATAAAAACAGTTGTAACATCTATAGCAACAATTTTACGATCATTGGGAAAGTCAGCGTTAGAAATCTATTAAAGCAGTTTTTGAAACCGCtgaaatcaaatttgtaaaCCCTTGCAATATTTTGTTTGGTGTATAGCAAcatatatttcaatttataGCAACAATTTTTGTGGTTTATAACGAAGGTTGGAAGCTACATATtacaataataacaataacgCAGCAAGCAGTTACAACATTTTCTAAAGAACTTTTGTAACGattttatcaaatatttcacaacAGTTGCtgatgttatatatataattttttttaccaacTACAATAATTCTTATTACTGTATTACAAAATTTCAAACTAATTTGTAACACGTTTATTTACTCTTTTAAGTACTATAGTGCTATAGTTCAAATTATATTGcaatatttcaaactaaaatctATTAACAAATTTGTACAAAATATGTCCAACATcactaagaaaaagaaaaaaaaaaactgttaaTCAAAACTACTTCATCATCAACAGGTCTTCAAATTCGAAACTGGTTAAAAAAAACTAGTTCCAACTTGACATCGTATATCTTGACCATTGTTTCTTTGATCCTATcaacaaattaataataaaataatataattacattATAGATAAAATAAGTACAACACATGTTTATCATAATAAGTGCAACAacagtttatatatataataatggtGTAATGTTACTTTATACAACatccaacaaaaagaaaaataaaaaagtaatatAAAAGGATAACACAATCACTTGAATTCAAGCACCGGTTCACGTGagtcattttgaaaatagttttcttaaaagaaatgaTAAGAATCCTTAAAAATCCAAAACATTcaattgttggggatgatgttctaaagtctcgtgtcctgtagtttgtaaacacattttgtacaaacgcttgtgatgtataatatatgatatttacttcacttcttgactttgcacattggatgctttatttgctttaccacaaaccaaaaactaaaatccctagttgtcattatgtaacttaagcatgtatgtggtgacatacaagtgaatcatgtcttaagtgataaccaaattggtctgtagtatatggatataggagcgaaaccttatcctggtaatactacggatgcaacccgctttgtggaatggttacaaatgttgtgacttgccacagatggtatgatcctgatcattcgtgtgggaaaatgcgagcgggggtgtcctatacaaagagtttgtataagacctgaccacgaagtgttaacgtctcgttatataacgctatTCATNaccacgaagtgttaacgtctcgttatataacgctatTCATGACAGAGgattcacttcactaggatgaccataggtaacgtgacctcaatcctgagcgatttgggaactcttgccattgagggcactCCTTTGatttgccgactcaaacctaccacttggggattcgtctgatttgggagttgggaactcagctacacaagatggaattcactcattccttgaagcaggaataagtagatagattgctcccttaaaggctgatccagaggcttgaacgatgtggcgccacacaccttctcatggctcgaaaggtgttcacacatagaagaactatgttgtattgttcattagaaggatcagtggcaTTTAAGGataaagatgtaactacaggggcaacacgagttagaaaatataaaaagatgGAAACTGAatcgtttacctcttctttgTGTACGATCGTCACGCGGTTAAACAATGCAAGACAACCTTGTCATTTACCTTATCGTACTAAGCGACGGAGCCTTGGATACTAAGCGATAGTGGTATCGCCTACCTTATCGTCTACCTTATCTTACTAAACGATGAATCCTCGAAAACTAAGCGATAGTGATATTGCTTACCTTATTGTCTACCTTGCCTTGTTAAGCGATAGAGCCACGGAAGCTAAGCGAGTAGTATCGTTCACCTTATCGTTTACCTTTGTCGTACTAAATGATAGGACCCTGGCGTTACACGATGGAGGTTATCGTCTACCCTTTCCTTGTACACGATGAAATCTAGACGCTAAACGATGAATGATGTATTCAATCGTTTAGCTGACCGTTGTACACGACGAAAtcaatttactaagcgatagacaAAGTGATGTTGGCTTTTGACTCTTCATATTCTATATTTCATTGAAAAGGGGCAGCATGCTCGATTTATACATTGTTCCCTATTTTAGGgatttaaagaattaaaagaattatatacTAAACAACTAATAAAAGGAGGATACACGGTCCAATACATGAGGAaggaatatttttttgttatcacCAATCCTAATAGAAATTTtggagaattaaatggaataattCTTCATGACTCTCCACAGTGACATGGCAACCTTCAGCTGATGGTCTTCTTGACTCCTTCTTAGTTGCTGATGTGGAATTTTCTCTAACATCCCCCCTTCAAACTTGTGGGGAGTTCAACTATCCCAAGTTTGGACCTTAAGTTCAAGAATTGAGATTGTGTCAATGGTTTTGTGAGGCAGTCAGCTAGCTGATCCGATGAAGGAACATACCGAATTTCAAGTTTCCCTTTGAGGATTAGATCTATGACAAAGTGAACATCGATTTTAATGTGTTTGGTCCAAGCATGGAAGACTGGGTTGTTAGCTAAGGCCCCTACATTCACATTGTCACACTAAATTATTGGTTTGGCTGAATGGGACTGCTGGATTTCACTTAGTAGTTGTTGAAGCCAGACGATTTCTGAGGCCGTGTGGGCAAGGGCTCGATACTCTGACTCAATACTTGATCGAGTTATTGCTGTTTGCTTCTTTGAGGACCAGGATACGAGATTTCCACCAACAAATACATAGTATGAAGCTACTGACTTCCTATCATCAATGTTTGCTGCCCAATCTGCATCTTAATAAGCTGATACTTCAAGTGCATGACTAGATTGAAATAACAGGTCATAGTTCTTGGTACCACTAATGTATCGAAGAACTCGTTTTGTTACTTGCCAATGAGCATCTATGGGAGCTTTGAGGAATTAATTGAGGTGATTCACCATGTAAGTGATGTCCAGACGAGTGTTGGTTAAGTATTGGAGTGCTCCGATTGTGCTTCTATACAGAAATGGATTAGTGAGAGGaactctatcattgatagatagatGCTTGCCTAGGTTGCTCGGTGAGGCTACAGGTTTCAGATTTGAAAGGCCAATCCTTTGTaacaaatcatcaacatatttcAATTGATTCAATATAAACCCATGCCCCAGGTATTGAACTTGGATACCTAAGAAGTAATTTAGCTTTCCTAGGTCTTTGAGAGCAAACATTTTATATAAAGTAGCTACTAATCGAGAGATCAAGTGGTTGTTGTTTCCTTTAATTATGACATCATCCACATAGACAAGGAGCAATATAGTTGAACCTTTTGAGTTAAGTATAAACAACGATGTATTTGCCTTAGAGTTAGTGAATCCCCAGCTAATTAGAGTAGTGGTGAGTAGATCATTCCAAGCCCGAGgggcttgtttcagtccatatgTTACCTGATTCAGTTTGCATACATGATTATGGAACTTAGAGTTGACATACTTAGGTGGCTGATGCATGTAGACATCTTCTGTTAatttgccatttagaaaggtatTGTTGAAGTCAAGTTGACGAAGGACCCATCATTTGGAGACAATAATGCTTAAGACAACTCTGATTGTTGTGTCGTCCCCATCTTACTGCTGTTTGAGTGAAGTCGTTCGTGGTAGACGAACGGAGTGCTGTTGAATGATAGCCTACTGTTCTAGGAGAGCGTAAGAAGGCCGttcgtggagagagcgagattcaagtaaagagagtcttcaattggtatgttcCTCGTTTTCTCGTTTATTTAACtgaaagcatgccagtaatttagttgtttaatgcatatctatttgtgtgaatgtaaatgtggaaattctgtcacaatgaattggaaaggtctgcttccgctcataggtactcttgtataagagttccttcatcaaCATATATCAAACTGTGAGAATAATTATTCTCACTTGACGTTCTAATATAATCTTTAGATATTTGAAAGGCTCTTGAAATAATAAAAAGCAAGTTCCTAGTTTGAAACTATTTTCAGAGTCCTAAAGAGTGTTTAGAAGAAATCTTTTTACCTAAAACAACCTAAAACACCTTAATTCGAGCACCAAAATAGATCCAAACTACAAACATTGAGCTTCTAAGGATAAATTCTAGATTAATTTACAACATTTTGAAAAGGCTTAGAAGTGTGTACACAAATATTAAATCTTACCCAAAAGAGCTTAGATCTTTTGTTGGGCTTTATTACAGGTGGAAGACCCAACTTTCAGGCCCAAGGATGACCCTACTACAAGATCTTGAACTTCAGCTCACCAAGGACCAAGACTTGCTCCTCGATTAGCTGAGGTTGGTGGAAGATGTGAACAACAAGTTACCATGATCACTGACTGATCTCTTCACAGATGGATGGCTAAGATGACATGCGACAACTCACTCAAGGATCAGATCTGACCCAAGGTAATTGTCTCTCACTTTCAGACCTCGATTTTGTTCTCTCTAATAAaggaagaactctttcttcctGATTGCTTTGTATGG
The nucleotide sequence above comes from Benincasa hispida cultivar B227 chromosome 3, ASM972705v1, whole genome shotgun sequence. Encoded proteins:
- the LOC120073435 gene encoding uncharacterized mitochondrial protein AtMg00810-like; this translates as MTRPDISFNVNKLCQFMHASTFSHFQAAKRLLRYLKGTVNHGILLTKSYVLALTCYTNADWTSYLDDRRSTSGFYLFLGSNLISWSFSKQKVVSRSSAKSEYRGLSNAAAEVL